The following are encoded in a window of Phaseolus vulgaris cultivar G19833 chromosome 3, P. vulgaris v2.0, whole genome shotgun sequence genomic DNA:
- the LOC137808166 gene encoding serine/threonine-protein kinase BSK2, translating to MGCLHSKTAHLHSPEDPPTALPDAKKPDPGNGGDDVDQEVQVPAFKEYGLSELRRATNEFNTDYIVSESGEKAPNVVYRGKLENNRLVAVKRFSKLSWPDAQQFMAEAAGVGKVRHKRLVNLIGCCAEGDERLLVAEYMPNDTLSKHLFHWDKQPLPWEMRVRVAYHVAQALDHCSMENRKIYHDLNAYRILFDEDGDPRLSSFGLMKNSRDGKSYSTNLAYTPPEFLRTGRIIPESVIYSYGTVLLDLLSGKHIPPSHALDLIRGKNVLLLMDSSLEGQYANDDATKLVELASKCLQFEARERPEIKFLLTSVTPLQKQKEVASHVLMGLTKNTAVLPTMLSPLGKACARMDLTAVHDILLKTGYKDEEGAENELSFQEWTQQVQDILNTKKFGDIAFRDKDFKNAIEYYSKLVVMMSVPSATVFARRAFSYLMNDQAELALRDAMQAQVCIPDWPTAFYLQALALSKLGMETDAHDMLNDGAAFEAKRSNSWRG from the exons ATGGGTTGTCTCCACTCCAAAACCGCTCATCTTCACTCTCCTGAAGACCCCCCCACTGCCTTGCCAGACGCAAAGAAACCCGATCCAG GGAATGGTGGGGATGATGTTGATCAAGAGGTTCAGGTTCCAGCATTCAAAGAGTACGGTCTGAGTGAACTTCGAAGGGCGACAAATGAGTTCAACACAGATTACATTGTTTCTGAGAGTGGGGAGAAAGCCCCCAATGTGGTCTACAGAGGGAAGCTTGAGAACAATCGGTTAGTTGCTGTGAAACGGTTCTCAAAACTGTCTTGGCCTGATGCTCAACAGTTCATG GCAGAGGCAGCTGGAGTTGGGAAAGTGAGGCACAAGAGACTGGTGAATCTAATTGGTTGTTGTGCTGAAGGAGATGAAAGGCTCTTGGTAGCTGAGTACATGCCAAATGATACTTTGTCCAAACATCTCTTTCATT GGGACAAGCAACCATTACCATGGGAAATGCGTGTAAGAGTTGCGTACCATGTTGCGCAGGCACTAGATCATTGCAGCATGGAAAACCGGAAAATATATCATGATCTGAATGCATATAGGATTCTTTTTGATGAG GATGGTGATCCCCGCTTGTCGAGTTTTGGGCTTATGAAAAATAGTCGAGATGGGAAAAGCTACAGTACTAATTTAGCTTACACTCCACCTGAATTTTTGCGAACAG GCAGGATAATCCCGGAGAGTGTGATCTACAGTTATGGAACTGTTCTTCTGGATCTTTTAAGTGGCAAGCATATTCCCCCTAGCCAT GCTTTGGACCTGATTAGAGGGAAGAATGTTTTGTTGTTGATGGACTCTTCCCTAGAAGGGCAATATGCGAACGATGATGCTACAAAGTTGGTTGAGCTTGCTTCAAAATGTCTTCAGTTTGAGGCCAGAGAACGACCTGAAATTAAGTTTCTTCTTACTTCCGTTACACCTCTTCAGAAGCAGAAAGAG GTAGCATCTCATGTGTTGATGGGCCTAACTAAAAACACAGCAGTGCTACCAACCATGCTTTCTCCCCTTGGAAAGGCTTGTGCAAGGATGGATCTTACTGCTGTGCATGATATATTGTTAAAAACAGGTTATAAAGATGAAGAAGGTGCAGAAAATGAG CTTTCATTCCAAGAATGGACACAACAAGTGCAAGATATCTTGAACACTAAAAAGTTTGGGGATATTGCATTCAGGGACAAGGATTTCAAAAATGCTATTGAGTATTATTCTAAG TTGGTGGTTATGATGTCTGTTCCTTCTGCTACTGTGTTTGCAAGGAGAGCGTTCTCCTACTTGATGAATGATCAAGCAGAACTTGCATTAAGAGATGCCATGCAGGCACAGGTATGCATACCTGATTGGCCAACTGCATTCTACCTGCAGGCTTTGGCTCTCTCAAAGCTAGGAATGGAAACTGATGCACATGACATGCTCAATGATGGGGCTGCCTTTGAAGCAAAGAGGTCTAACAGCTGGCGTGgttaa